A genome region from Pseudomonas sp. N3-W includes the following:
- the gmhB gene encoding D-glycero-beta-D-manno-heptose 1,7-bisphosphate 7-phosphatase: MTLKLLILDRDGVINYDSDAYIKSVEEWVPLPGSIEAIAQLSKAGWTVAVATNQSGIARGYYDIATLDAMHARLRELVAEQGGEVGLIVYCPHGPDDGCECRKPKPGMLKNIAAHYNVSLTNLWFVGDSLGDLEAAKAVDSQPVLVKTGKGEKTQGKTLPVGTLIFDDLAAIAAELIHN; encoded by the coding sequence ATGACGTTGAAACTGCTGATTCTCGATCGGGACGGGGTGATCAATTACGACTCCGACGCTTACATCAAGTCGGTGGAGGAGTGGGTTCCGCTGCCCGGTTCGATCGAGGCGATTGCGCAGTTGAGCAAGGCCGGCTGGACGGTGGCGGTGGCCACCAACCAGTCGGGCATCGCTCGTGGCTATTACGACATCGCCACCCTGGACGCCATGCACGCGCGCTTGCGCGAGTTGGTGGCGGAGCAGGGCGGTGAGGTCGGGCTGATCGTCTACTGCCCGCATGGGCCGGACGACGGTTGCGAGTGCCGCAAGCCAAAACCCGGGATGTTGAAAAACATCGCCGCGCATTACAACGTTTCACTGACTAATCTATGGTTCGTCGGTGACAGTCTTGGTGACCTGGAAGCCGCCAAAGCCGTCGATTCTCAACCAGTTTTGGTAAAGACCGGTAAAGGCGAAAAAACCCAGGGCAAGACCTTGCCGGTGGGCACCTTGATTTTTGACGATCTGGCGGCGATTGCCGCAGAACTTATCCACAATTAG
- the glyS gene encoding glycine--tRNA ligase subunit beta gives MSAQDFLVELGTEELPPKALNTLADAFLAGIEKGLLAAGLSFEAKTVYAAPRRLAVLITALATQQPDRSINLDGPPRQAAFDAEGNPTQAALGFAKKCGVELSEIDQSGPKLRYSQSIAGKPTASLLPTIVEDSLNDLPIPKRMRWGARKEEFVRPTQWLVMLLGDQVIDCTILAQKAGRDSRGHRFHHPENVRITSPANYLTDLRAAYVLADANERRAIISKRTEELATLQEGTAIVPPALLDEVTALVEWPVPLVCSFEERFLDVPQEALITTMQDNQKYFCLLDADGKLLPRFITVANIESKDPQQIIAGNEKVVRPRLTDAEFFFKQDKKQKLEDFNLRLQNVVFQEKLGSVYDKAERVSKLAAFIAQRIGGNAAWASRAGLLSKCDLATEMVGEFPEMQGVAGYYYALNDGEPEEVALALNEQYMPRGAGAELPTTLTGAAVAIADKLDTLVGIFGIGMLPTGSKDPYALRRAALGVLRILIDKKLDLDLNDAVAFAVNAFGAKVKTAGLNESVLEFIFDRLRARYEDEGVDVATYLSVRALKPGSALDFDQRVQAVQAFRKLPEAAALAAVNKRVSNLISKAEPTIFTDVDPGLFADAKEFSLNSAIMKAENAVKPLMVQREYAEALARLASLREPVDAFFEAVMINAEDLNVRKNRYAMLARLRGLFLNIADISVLS, from the coding sequence ATGAGTGCGCAAGATTTTCTGGTTGAACTGGGCACCGAAGAACTGCCACCCAAAGCACTGAACACCCTGGCCGACGCGTTCCTGGCCGGTATCGAAAAAGGCCTGCTGGCCGCTGGCCTCAGCTTCGAAGCCAAAACTGTCTACGCCGCGCCACGTCGCCTGGCGGTGCTGATCACCGCGCTGGCTACCCAGCAGCCGGATCGCAGCATCAACCTCGACGGCCCACCACGTCAGGCCGCGTTCGATGCCGAAGGCAACCCGACTCAAGCCGCCCTGGGCTTCGCCAAGAAGTGCGGCGTCGAGCTGAGCGAAATCGATCAGAGCGGTCCGAAGCTGCGTTACAGCCAGAGCATCGCCGGCAAGCCGACCGCCAGCTTGCTGCCGACCATCGTCGAAGACTCGCTGAACGACCTGCCGATCCCCAAGCGCATGCGCTGGGGTGCTCGCAAGGAAGAGTTCGTTCGTCCGACCCAGTGGCTGGTGATGCTGCTCGGTGACCAGGTCATCGATTGCACCATCCTCGCCCAGAAGGCCGGTCGCGACTCCCGTGGTCACCGTTTCCATCATCCGGAAAACGTGCGTATCACCTCGCCAGCCAACTACCTGACTGACCTGCGTGCCGCTTACGTCTTGGCCGACGCCAACGAGCGTCGCGCAATCATCAGCAAGCGCACCGAAGAACTGGCGACCCTGCAGGAAGGCACTGCAATCGTTCCGCCAGCCTTGCTCGATGAAGTGACCGCGCTGGTTGAATGGCCGGTGCCGCTGGTGTGTTCGTTCGAGGAACGTTTCCTCGACGTGCCGCAAGAAGCCCTGATCACCACCATGCAGGACAACCAGAAGTACTTCTGCCTGCTGGATGCCGACGGCAAGTTGCTGCCACGTTTCATCACTGTGGCCAACATTGAAAGCAAAGACCCGCAGCAGATCATTGCCGGTAACGAGAAAGTGGTTCGCCCACGCCTGACCGACGCCGAGTTCTTCTTCAAGCAAGACAAGAAGCAGAAACTCGAAGACTTCAACCTGCGCCTGCAGAACGTGGTGTTCCAGGAAAAGCTCGGCAGTGTCTACGACAAGGCCGAACGTGTTTCCAAACTGGCCGCGTTCATCGCGCAGCGCATTGGTGGCAACGCCGCATGGGCATCCCGTGCCGGCCTGCTGTCCAAGTGCGACCTGGCGACCGAGATGGTTGGTGAGTTCCCGGAGATGCAAGGTGTCGCCGGTTACTACTACGCCCTCAACGACGGCGAGCCGGAAGAAGTTGCCCTGGCCCTGAACGAGCAATACATGCCTCGCGGTGCCGGCGCTGAACTGCCGACCACCCTGACCGGTGCGGCCGTGGCCATTGCTGACAAGCTCGACACGCTGGTGGGCATCTTCGGTATCGGCATGCTGCCAACCGGTAGCAAAGACCCGTATGCCCTGCGCCGTGCTGCGCTGGGTGTGTTGCGGATCCTGATCGACAAGAAGCTCGACCTCGACCTGAACGACGCCGTGGCATTCGCCGTGAATGCGTTCGGTGCCAAGGTCAAGACTGCCGGCCTGAACGAATCGGTGCTGGAATTCATCTTCGACCGTCTGCGTGCCCGTTACGAAGACGAAGGCGTCGATGTGGCCACTTACCTGTCGGTTCGTGCTCTGAAGCCGGGTTCGGCGCTGGACTTCGATCAGCGTGTACAAGCGGTGCAAGCGTTCCGCAAGTTGCCGGAAGCGGCTGCCTTGGCGGCGGTGAACAAGCGCGTGTCGAACCTGATCAGCAAAGCCGAACCCACCATTTTCACTGATGTTGACCCGGGGCTTTTTGCCGATGCCAAAGAGTTTTCGCTGAACTCTGCAATCATGAAGGCCGAAAACGCCGTCAAACCCTTGATGGTACAGCGTGAATACGCCGAAGCACTGGCCCGCCTTGCCAGCTTGCGCGAGCCTGTTGATGCCTTCTTCGAGGCAGTCATGATCAACGCAGAAGACCTCAACGTGCGCAAGAACCGCTATGCCATGTTGGCGCGTCTGCGTGGTCTGTTCCTCAACATCGCTGACATTTCTGTGCTGAGCTAA
- the glyQ gene encoding glycine--tRNA ligase subunit alpha, with protein sequence MSQPTPAVRTFQDLILALQQYWAEQGCVVLQPYDMEVGAGTFHTATFLRAIGPETWNAAYVQPSRRPTDGRYGENPNRLQHYYQFQVVLKPNPDNFQELYLGSLKHVGLDPLVHDIRFVEDNWESPTLGAWGLGWEVWLNGMEVTQFTYFQQAGGIECYPVTGEITYGLERLAMYLQGVDSVYDLVWADGPMGKVTYGDVFHQNEVEQSTYNFEHANVEKLFELFDFYESEAKRLIELDQPLPLPSYEMVLKASHTFNLLDARRAISVTARQQYILRVRTLARSVAQAYLLARAKLGFPMATPDLRDEVLAKLEAAQ encoded by the coding sequence GTGAGCCAGCCTACGCCAGCCGTGCGTACCTTCCAAGACTTGATCCTCGCACTCCAGCAATACTGGGCCGAGCAAGGTTGCGTGGTACTTCAGCCCTACGATATGGAAGTAGGCGCCGGCACTTTCCACACAGCCACGTTTCTGCGCGCCATCGGCCCGGAAACCTGGAACGCCGCTTATGTGCAGCCCAGTCGTCGCCCGACTGACGGCCGCTACGGCGAAAACCCGAACCGTCTGCAGCATTACTACCAGTTCCAGGTTGTCCTGAAGCCGAACCCGGACAACTTCCAGGAACTGTACCTGGGCTCGCTGAAGCACGTCGGCCTGGACCCGCTGGTCCACGACATCCGCTTCGTCGAAGACAACTGGGAGTCGCCAACGCTCGGCGCCTGGGGCCTGGGCTGGGAAGTCTGGCTCAACGGCATGGAAGTGACGCAGTTCACCTACTTCCAGCAAGCGGGCGGCATCGAGTGCTACCCGGTGACCGGCGAGATCACTTACGGTCTTGAGCGTCTGGCCATGTACCTGCAAGGCGTGGACTCGGTCTACGACCTGGTCTGGGCTGACGGTCCGATGGGCAAAGTCACCTACGGCGACGTGTTCCACCAGAACGAAGTGGAGCAATCCACTTACAACTTCGAGCACGCCAACGTCGAGAAGCTGTTCGAGCTGTTCGATTTCTATGAAAGCGAAGCCAAGCGCCTGATCGAACTCGACCAGCCGCTGCCGTTGCCGAGCTACGAAATGGTGTTGAAGGCGTCCCACACGTTCAACTTGCTGGATGCGCGCCGGGCGATCTCCGTGACTGCGCGTCAGCAATACATCCTGCGCGTACGCACCCTGGCGCGTTCCGTTGCGCAAGCCTATCTGCTGGCGCGCGCCAAGCTGGGCTTCCCGATGGCGACCCCGGACCTGCGTGATGAAGTACTGGCCAAACTGGAGGCTGCACAATGA
- the tag gene encoding DNA-3-methyladenine glycosylase I → MPRCFWCSEDPLYMAYHDQEWGTPLRDAQGLFELLLLEGFQAGLSWITVLRKREHYREVLFGFDVQRVAQMSDAEIDELMLDPGIIRNRLKLKAARRNAQAWLALEDPVAFLWSFVGGQPVINHFKDRSQVPAITPTAVEMSKGLKKAGFTFVGPTICYALMQASGMVMDHTRDCDRYAALANGG, encoded by the coding sequence ATGCCACGCTGCTTTTGGTGTTCCGAAGATCCGCTGTACATGGCTTATCACGATCAGGAGTGGGGCACGCCGCTACGCGATGCGCAGGGTTTGTTCGAGTTGCTTTTGCTCGAAGGGTTCCAGGCCGGTCTGTCCTGGATCACCGTATTGCGCAAACGCGAGCATTATCGCGAGGTGCTGTTCGGCTTCGACGTGCAACGCGTGGCGCAGATGAGCGACGCGGAAATCGATGAATTGATGCTCGATCCGGGCATCATCCGCAACCGCCTCAAACTCAAGGCCGCCCGCCGCAATGCCCAGGCCTGGCTGGCGCTGGAGGATCCGGTGGCGTTCCTCTGGTCCTTCGTTGGCGGCCAGCCGGTGATCAATCACTTCAAGGATCGCAGCCAGGTACCGGCCATCACGCCGACCGCCGTGGAGATGAGCAAAGGCCTGAAAAAAGCCGGTTTCACGTTCGTCGGCCCGACCATTTGCTACGCGCTGATGCAGGCCTCGGGCATGGTCATGGATCACACCCGCGATTGCGATCGCTACGCGGCCCTGGCAAACGGCGGTTAG